In a single window of the Bactrocera dorsalis isolate Fly_Bdor chromosome 2, ASM2337382v1, whole genome shotgun sequence genome:
- the LOC125776587 gene encoding uncharacterized protein LOC125776587, producing MTRMDDIEKTLKENVIDKGLLLAQTHTLRKCKVVLAKVHHSIGRLVGEIENPMQIEIASRLPICTLDAALDFEDKLNSKEFADETKIHLQQIKGANASVDEVMRKIFTDNVLFEFSFDGRKQKRALNKLKLVNEVLFGSQD from the exons ATGACAAGGATGGATGACATTGAGAAAACCCTCaaagaaaat GTTATTGATAAAGGTCTTCTATTGGCTCAAACACACACGCTGCGCAAATGTAAGGTGGTTTTAGCTAAAGTCCATCACTCCATTGGACGATTGGTAGGAGAAATAGAAAATCCCATGCAAATTGAAATAGCGTCAAGACTACCAATCTGCACACTAGACGCCGCGCTGGATTTCGAAGATAAATTAAATTCGAAAGAGTTTGCTGACGAAACG AAAATTCATCTTCAACAAATAAAAGGAGCAAATGCATCTGTAGATGAGGTGATGCGAAAAATCTTCACCGACAATGTCCTTTTCGAATTTAGTTTTGATGGAAGGAAACAAAAACGGGCGCTTAACAAGCTTAAACTTGTTAATGAAGTTTTATTcg GATCACAGGATTAG